Proteins encoded in a region of the Brachyhypopomus gauderio isolate BG-103 unplaced genomic scaffold, BGAUD_0.2 sc74, whole genome shotgun sequence genome:
- the fgfr1a gene encoding fibroblast growth factor receptor 1-A isoform X7 produces MDSVVPSDKGNYTCVVENKYGSINHTYQLDVVERSPHRPILQAGLPANRTVVVGSDVEFVCKVFSDPQPHIQWLKHIEVNGSKVGEDGNPYVRVLKHSGVNSSDTQVLTLYNVTEEESGEYICKVSNYIGQANQSAWLTVTKHASAATPPTPLPNQTYLEVLIYCVGFFLICVMVVIAVLVKMHSSAKKSDFNSQMAVHKLAKSIPLRRQVTVSVDSSSSLHSGVMLVRPSRLSSTGSPMLSGVSEYELPQDPRWELSRDRLVLGKPLGEGCFGQVVMGEVLGMEKPNRITKVAVKMLKSDATEKDLSDLISEMEMMKIIGKHKNIINLLGACTQDGPLYVVVEFASKGNLREYLRARRPLGMEYCYNPEQVPVENMSIKDLVSCAYQVARGMEYLASKKCIHRDLAARNVLVTEDNVMKIADFGLARDIHHIDYYKKTTNGRLPVKWMAPEALFDRIYTHQSDVWSFGVLLWEIFTLGGSPYPGVPVEELFKLLKEGHRMDRPSTCTHELYMMMRDCWHAVPSQRPTFKQLVEDLDRTLSMTSNQEYLDLSVNLDQYSPSFPDTRSSTCSSGEDSVFSHDPGAEEPCLPKFPPHPNRGVPFKKR; encoded by the exons ATGGACTCGGTGGTGCCCTCGGACAAAGGGAACTACACCTGTGTTGTGGAGAACAAGTATGGAAGCATCAACCACACCTACCAGTTGGATGTGGTCG AACGTTCTCCTCACAGGCCCATTCTGCAGGCGGGCCTGCCAGCTAACCGCACCGTGGTGGTGGGTAGCGATGTGGAGTTTGTGTGTAAGGTCTTCAGCGATCCACAGCCCCACATTCAGTGGCTCAAGCACATCGAGGTGAACGGCAGCAAGGTGGGGGAAGATGGGAACCCCTACGTCCGAGTGTTAAAG CACTCTGGGGTCAACAGCTCGGACACACAGGTTCTGACGCTGTACAACGTCACGGAGGAGGAGAGCGGGGAATATATCTGTAAAGTGTCCAATTATATAGGCCAAGCCAACCAATCGGCGTGGCTCACCGTCACTAAACACGCCTCCGCAG CCACGCCCCCGACCCCCCTGCCCAATCAGACCTACCTGGAGGTCCTGATCTACTGTGTGGGCTTCTTCCTCATCTGCGTGATGGTGGTGATCGCCGTGCTGGTCAAGATGCACAGCTCGGCCAAGAAGAGCGACTTCAACAGCCAGATGGCCGTCCACAAGCTGGCCAAAAGCATCCCGCTGCGCAGACAGGTAACAG tctCTGTGGACTCCAGCTCGTCTCTGCACTCGGGGGTGATGCTGGTGAGACCGTCCCGCCTCTCCTCCACGGGCTCCCCCATGCTGTCGGGCGTCTCGGAGTACGAGCTGCCCCAGGACCCCCGCTGGGAGCTGTCCCGAGACAG ACTGGTTCTAGGTAAGCCCCTGGGGGAGGGATGTTTTGGCCAGGTGGTGATGGGAGAAGTTCTGGGCATGGAAAAACCCAACCGCATCACCAAAGTGGCTGTCAAGATGCTCAAAT CCGATGCCACGGAGAAGGACCTGTCAGACCTCATCTCCGAGATGGAGATGATGAAGATCATCGGGAAACATAAGAACATCATCAACCTTCTGGGGGCCTGCACGCAGGACG GTCCGCTTTACGTCGTCGTGGAGTTTGCCTCTAAGGGCAATCTGCGGGAGTATCTGCGGGCACGGCGCCCTCTAGGGATGGAGTACTGCTACAACCCCGAGCAGGTGCCTGTGGAGAACATGTCCATCAAAGACCTGGTGTCCTGTGCCTACCAGGTGGCGCGTGGCATGGAGTACCTGGCGTCCAAGAAG tGTATCCATAGAGACTTGGCTGCTCGCAATGTTCTCGTAACTGAGGACAACGTGATGAAGATAGCAGACTTTGGCCTGGCCCGGGATATCCACCATATTGATTACTACAAGAAAACCACCAAT GGCCGTTTGCCAGTGAAGTGGATGGCACCAGAGGCCCTGTTTGACCGCATTTACACCCACCAGAGTGACGT CTGGTCTTTCGGGGTGCTTCTCTGGGAGATCTTCACTCTCGGGGGATCTCCATACCCAGGGGTTCCTGTAGAAGAGCTCTTCAAACTTCTGAAGGAAGGCCATCGTATGGACCGCCCCTCCACGTGCACCCACGAACT GTACATGATGATGAGAGACTGCTGGCATGCGGTCCCGTCTCAGAGACCCACCTTTAAACAGCTCGTGGAAGACCTTGACCGCACGCTCTCGATGACATCCAATCAG gaatatCTGGACCTGTCCGTGAATCTGGACCAGTACTCTCCCAGTTTCCCAGACACTCGcagctccacctgctcctcggGCGAAGACTCCGTCTTCTCTCACGACCCCGGTGCCGAGGAGCCGTGCTTGCCCAAATTCCCTCCTCATCCCAACCGTGGGGTGCCCTTCAAAAAGCGCTGA
- the fgfr1a gene encoding fibroblast growth factor receptor 1-A isoform X4, translating to MLLLFCVLLAPVLLGQARPASPERAELAQGPAGNHSEYLNANATDAPMSSEDEDDDDESSSEETKQSSSQTLPSNSQEQQPMAPVWAQLDKMEKKLHAVPASKTVKFRCQAIGNPTPTLKWLKNGKEFKRDQRIGGFKVREHLWSIIMDSVVPSDKGNYTCVVENKYGSINHTYQLDVVERSPHRPILQAGLPANRTVVVGSDVEFVCKVFSDPQPHIQWLKHIEVNGSKVGEDGNPYVRVLKHSGVNSSDTQVLTLYNVTEEESGEYICKVSNYIGQANQSAWLTVTKHASAATPPTPLPNQTYLEVLIYCVGFFLICVMVVIAVLVKMHSSAKKSDFNSQMAVHKLAKSIPLRRQVSVDSSSSLHSGVMLVRPSRLSSTGSPMLSGVSEYELPQDPRWELSRDRLVLGKPLGEGCFGQVVMGEVLGMEKPNRITKVAVKMLKSDATEKDLSDLISEMEMMKIIGKHKNIINLLGACTQDGPLYVVVEFASKGNLREYLRARRPLGMEYCYNPEQVPVENMSIKDLVSCAYQVARGMEYLASKKCIHRDLAARNVLVTEDNVMKIADFGLARDIHHIDYYKKTTNGRLPVKWMAPEALFDRIYTHQSDVWSFGVLLWEIFTLGGSPYPGVPVEELFKLLKEGHRMDRPSTCTHELYMMMRDCWHAVPSQRPTFKQLVEDLDRTLSMTSNQEYLDLSVNLDQYSPSFPDTRSSTCSSGEDSVFSHDPGAEEPCLPKFPPHPNRGVPFKKR from the exons CAGAACTCGCACAGGGACCTGCTGGGAACCACAGCGAGTATTTGAACGCCAATGCCACAG ATGCACCAATGTCTTCcgaagatgaagatgatgatgatgagtcCTCCTCTGAGGAGACGAAACAGTCTAGCAGTCAAACGCTTCCTTCCAACAGCCAGGAGCAACAGC CAATGGCGCCGGTGTGGGCGCAGCTCGATAAGATGGAGAAGAAGCTCCACGCGGTTCCTGCCAGCAAGACCGTCAAATTCCGCTGCCAGGCCATCGGCAACCCGACGCCCACGCTTAAGTGGCTGAAGAATGGCAAGGAGTTCAAGAGAGACCAGCGAATAGGAGGCTTCAAG GTGCGAGAACACCTGTGGTCGATCATAATGGACTCGGTGGTGCCCTCGGACAAAGGGAACTACACCTGTGTTGTGGAGAACAAGTATGGAAGCATCAACCACACCTACCAGTTGGATGTGGTCG AACGTTCTCCTCACAGGCCCATTCTGCAGGCGGGCCTGCCAGCTAACCGCACCGTGGTGGTGGGTAGCGATGTGGAGTTTGTGTGTAAGGTCTTCAGCGATCCACAGCCCCACATTCAGTGGCTCAAGCACATCGAGGTGAACGGCAGCAAGGTGGGGGAAGATGGGAACCCCTACGTCCGAGTGTTAAAG CACTCTGGGGTCAACAGCTCGGACACACAGGTTCTGACGCTGTACAACGTCACGGAGGAGGAGAGCGGGGAATATATCTGTAAAGTGTCCAATTATATAGGCCAAGCCAACCAATCGGCGTGGCTCACCGTCACTAAACACGCCTCCGCAG CCACGCCCCCGACCCCCCTGCCCAATCAGACCTACCTGGAGGTCCTGATCTACTGTGTGGGCTTCTTCCTCATCTGCGTGATGGTGGTGATCGCCGTGCTGGTCAAGATGCACAGCTCGGCCAAGAAGAGCGACTTCAACAGCCAGATGGCCGTCCACAAGCTGGCCAAAAGCATCCCGCTGCGCAGACAG gtctCTGTGGACTCCAGCTCGTCTCTGCACTCGGGGGTGATGCTGGTGAGACCGTCCCGCCTCTCCTCCACGGGCTCCCCCATGCTGTCGGGCGTCTCGGAGTACGAGCTGCCCCAGGACCCCCGCTGGGAGCTGTCCCGAGACAG ACTGGTTCTAGGTAAGCCCCTGGGGGAGGGATGTTTTGGCCAGGTGGTGATGGGAGAAGTTCTGGGCATGGAAAAACCCAACCGCATCACCAAAGTGGCTGTCAAGATGCTCAAAT CCGATGCCACGGAGAAGGACCTGTCAGACCTCATCTCCGAGATGGAGATGATGAAGATCATCGGGAAACATAAGAACATCATCAACCTTCTGGGGGCCTGCACGCAGGACG GTCCGCTTTACGTCGTCGTGGAGTTTGCCTCTAAGGGCAATCTGCGGGAGTATCTGCGGGCACGGCGCCCTCTAGGGATGGAGTACTGCTACAACCCCGAGCAGGTGCCTGTGGAGAACATGTCCATCAAAGACCTGGTGTCCTGTGCCTACCAGGTGGCGCGTGGCATGGAGTACCTGGCGTCCAAGAAG tGTATCCATAGAGACTTGGCTGCTCGCAATGTTCTCGTAACTGAGGACAACGTGATGAAGATAGCAGACTTTGGCCTGGCCCGGGATATCCACCATATTGATTACTACAAGAAAACCACCAAT GGCCGTTTGCCAGTGAAGTGGATGGCACCAGAGGCCCTGTTTGACCGCATTTACACCCACCAGAGTGACGT CTGGTCTTTCGGGGTGCTTCTCTGGGAGATCTTCACTCTCGGGGGATCTCCATACCCAGGGGTTCCTGTAGAAGAGCTCTTCAAACTTCTGAAGGAAGGCCATCGTATGGACCGCCCCTCCACGTGCACCCACGAACT GTACATGATGATGAGAGACTGCTGGCATGCGGTCCCGTCTCAGAGACCCACCTTTAAACAGCTCGTGGAAGACCTTGACCGCACGCTCTCGATGACATCCAATCAG gaatatCTGGACCTGTCCGTGAATCTGGACCAGTACTCTCCCAGTTTCCCAGACACTCGcagctccacctgctcctcggGCGAAGACTCCGTCTTCTCTCACGACCCCGGTGCCGAGGAGCCGTGCTTGCCCAAATTCCCTCCTCATCCCAACCGTGGGGTGCCCTTCAAAAAGCGCTGA
- the fgfr1a gene encoding fibroblast growth factor receptor 1-A isoform X1 — MLLLFCVLLAPVLLGQARPASPERAELAQGPAGNHSEYLNANATDAPMSSEDEDDDDESSSEETKQSSSQTLPSNSQEQQPMAPVWAQLDKMEKKLHAVPASKTVKFRCQAIGNPTPTLKWLKNGKEFKRDQRIGGFKVREHLWSIIMDSVVPSDKGNYTCVVENKYGSINHTYQLDVVERSPHRPILQAGLPANRTVVVGSDVEFVCKVFSDPQPHIQWLKHIEVNGSKVGEDGNPYVRVLKHSGVNSSDTQVLTLYNVTEEESGEYICKVSNYIGQANQSAWLTVTKHASAATPPTPLPNQTYLEVLIYCVGFFLICVMVVIAVLVKMHSSAKKSDFNSQMAVHKLAKSIPLRRQVTVSVDSSSSLHSGVMLVRPSRLSSTGSPMLSGVSEYELPQDPRWELSRDRLVLGKPLGEGCFGQVVMGEVLGMEKPNRITKVAVKMLKSDATEKDLSDLISEMEMMKIIGKHKNIINLLGACTQDGPLYVVVEFASKGNLREYLRARRPLGMEYCYNPEQVPVENMSIKDLVSCAYQVARGMEYLASKKCIHRDLAARNVLVTEDNVMKIADFGLARDIHHIDYYKKTTNGRLPVKWMAPEALFDRIYTHQSDVWSFGVLLWEIFTLGGSPYPGVPVEELFKLLKEGHRMDRPSTCTHELYMMMRDCWHAVPSQRPTFKQLVEDLDRTLSMTSNQEYLDLSVNLDQYSPSFPDTRSSTCSSGEDSVFSHDPGAEEPCLPKFPPHPNRGVPFKKR, encoded by the exons CAGAACTCGCACAGGGACCTGCTGGGAACCACAGCGAGTATTTGAACGCCAATGCCACAG ATGCACCAATGTCTTCcgaagatgaagatgatgatgatgagtcCTCCTCTGAGGAGACGAAACAGTCTAGCAGTCAAACGCTTCCTTCCAACAGCCAGGAGCAACAGC CAATGGCGCCGGTGTGGGCGCAGCTCGATAAGATGGAGAAGAAGCTCCACGCGGTTCCTGCCAGCAAGACCGTCAAATTCCGCTGCCAGGCCATCGGCAACCCGACGCCCACGCTTAAGTGGCTGAAGAATGGCAAGGAGTTCAAGAGAGACCAGCGAATAGGAGGCTTCAAG GTGCGAGAACACCTGTGGTCGATCATAATGGACTCGGTGGTGCCCTCGGACAAAGGGAACTACACCTGTGTTGTGGAGAACAAGTATGGAAGCATCAACCACACCTACCAGTTGGATGTGGTCG AACGTTCTCCTCACAGGCCCATTCTGCAGGCGGGCCTGCCAGCTAACCGCACCGTGGTGGTGGGTAGCGATGTGGAGTTTGTGTGTAAGGTCTTCAGCGATCCACAGCCCCACATTCAGTGGCTCAAGCACATCGAGGTGAACGGCAGCAAGGTGGGGGAAGATGGGAACCCCTACGTCCGAGTGTTAAAG CACTCTGGGGTCAACAGCTCGGACACACAGGTTCTGACGCTGTACAACGTCACGGAGGAGGAGAGCGGGGAATATATCTGTAAAGTGTCCAATTATATAGGCCAAGCCAACCAATCGGCGTGGCTCACCGTCACTAAACACGCCTCCGCAG CCACGCCCCCGACCCCCCTGCCCAATCAGACCTACCTGGAGGTCCTGATCTACTGTGTGGGCTTCTTCCTCATCTGCGTGATGGTGGTGATCGCCGTGCTGGTCAAGATGCACAGCTCGGCCAAGAAGAGCGACTTCAACAGCCAGATGGCCGTCCACAAGCTGGCCAAAAGCATCCCGCTGCGCAGACAGGTAACAG tctCTGTGGACTCCAGCTCGTCTCTGCACTCGGGGGTGATGCTGGTGAGACCGTCCCGCCTCTCCTCCACGGGCTCCCCCATGCTGTCGGGCGTCTCGGAGTACGAGCTGCCCCAGGACCCCCGCTGGGAGCTGTCCCGAGACAG ACTGGTTCTAGGTAAGCCCCTGGGGGAGGGATGTTTTGGCCAGGTGGTGATGGGAGAAGTTCTGGGCATGGAAAAACCCAACCGCATCACCAAAGTGGCTGTCAAGATGCTCAAAT CCGATGCCACGGAGAAGGACCTGTCAGACCTCATCTCCGAGATGGAGATGATGAAGATCATCGGGAAACATAAGAACATCATCAACCTTCTGGGGGCCTGCACGCAGGACG GTCCGCTTTACGTCGTCGTGGAGTTTGCCTCTAAGGGCAATCTGCGGGAGTATCTGCGGGCACGGCGCCCTCTAGGGATGGAGTACTGCTACAACCCCGAGCAGGTGCCTGTGGAGAACATGTCCATCAAAGACCTGGTGTCCTGTGCCTACCAGGTGGCGCGTGGCATGGAGTACCTGGCGTCCAAGAAG tGTATCCATAGAGACTTGGCTGCTCGCAATGTTCTCGTAACTGAGGACAACGTGATGAAGATAGCAGACTTTGGCCTGGCCCGGGATATCCACCATATTGATTACTACAAGAAAACCACCAAT GGCCGTTTGCCAGTGAAGTGGATGGCACCAGAGGCCCTGTTTGACCGCATTTACACCCACCAGAGTGACGT CTGGTCTTTCGGGGTGCTTCTCTGGGAGATCTTCACTCTCGGGGGATCTCCATACCCAGGGGTTCCTGTAGAAGAGCTCTTCAAACTTCTGAAGGAAGGCCATCGTATGGACCGCCCCTCCACGTGCACCCACGAACT GTACATGATGATGAGAGACTGCTGGCATGCGGTCCCGTCTCAGAGACCCACCTTTAAACAGCTCGTGGAAGACCTTGACCGCACGCTCTCGATGACATCCAATCAG gaatatCTGGACCTGTCCGTGAATCTGGACCAGTACTCTCCCAGTTTCCCAGACACTCGcagctccacctgctcctcggGCGAAGACTCCGTCTTCTCTCACGACCCCGGTGCCGAGGAGCCGTGCTTGCCCAAATTCCCTCCTCATCCCAACCGTGGGGTGCCCTTCAAAAAGCGCTGA
- the fgfr1a gene encoding fibroblast growth factor receptor 1-A isoform X5, whose translation MLLLFCVLLAPVLLGQARPASPERAELAQGPAGNHSEYLNANATDAPMSSEDEDDDDESSSEETKQSSSQTLPSNSQEQQPMAPVWAQLDKMEKKLHAVPASKTVKFRCQAIGNPTPTLKWLKNGKEFKRDQRIGGFKVREHLWSIIMDSVVPSDKGNYTCVVENKYGSINHTYQLDVVERSPHRPILQAGLPANRTVVVGSDVEFVCKVFSDPQPHIQWLKHIEVNGSKVGEDGNPYVRVLKTAGLNTTDKEMEVLHLKNVSLEDAGVYTCLAGNSIGHSHHSAWLIVNEATPPTPLPNQTYLEVLIYCVGFFLICVMVVIAVLVKMHSSAKKSDFNSQMAVHKLAKSIPLRRQVSVDSSSSLHSGVMLVRPSRLSSTGSPMLSGVSEYELPQDPRWELSRDRLVLGKPLGEGCFGQVVMGEVLGMEKPNRITKVAVKMLKSDATEKDLSDLISEMEMMKIIGKHKNIINLLGACTQDGPLYVVVEFASKGNLREYLRARRPLGMEYCYNPEQVPVENMSIKDLVSCAYQVARGMEYLASKKCIHRDLAARNVLVTEDNVMKIADFGLARDIHHIDYYKKTTNGRLPVKWMAPEALFDRIYTHQSDVWSFGVLLWEIFTLGGSPYPGVPVEELFKLLKEGHRMDRPSTCTHELYMMMRDCWHAVPSQRPTFKQLVEDLDRTLSMTSNQEYLDLSVNLDQYSPSFPDTRSSTCSSGEDSVFSHDPGAEEPCLPKFPPHPNRGVPFKKR comes from the exons CAGAACTCGCACAGGGACCTGCTGGGAACCACAGCGAGTATTTGAACGCCAATGCCACAG ATGCACCAATGTCTTCcgaagatgaagatgatgatgatgagtcCTCCTCTGAGGAGACGAAACAGTCTAGCAGTCAAACGCTTCCTTCCAACAGCCAGGAGCAACAGC CAATGGCGCCGGTGTGGGCGCAGCTCGATAAGATGGAGAAGAAGCTCCACGCGGTTCCTGCCAGCAAGACCGTCAAATTCCGCTGCCAGGCCATCGGCAACCCGACGCCCACGCTTAAGTGGCTGAAGAATGGCAAGGAGTTCAAGAGAGACCAGCGAATAGGAGGCTTCAAG GTGCGAGAACACCTGTGGTCGATCATAATGGACTCGGTGGTGCCCTCGGACAAAGGGAACTACACCTGTGTTGTGGAGAACAAGTATGGAAGCATCAACCACACCTACCAGTTGGATGTGGTCG AACGTTCTCCTCACAGGCCCATTCTGCAGGCGGGCCTGCCAGCTAACCGCACCGTGGTGGTGGGTAGCGATGTGGAGTTTGTGTGTAAGGTCTTCAGCGATCCACAGCCCCACATTCAGTGGCTCAAGCACATCGAGGTGAACGGCAGCAAGGTGGGGGAAGATGGGAACCCCTACGTCCGAGTGTTAAAG ACGGCAGGCCTCAACACCACAGATAAGGAGATGGAGGTGCTGCATCTCAAGAACGTGTCTTTAGAGGACGCAGGAGTGTACACTTGCCTGGCTGGAAACTCTATCGGCCACTCCCACCACTCTGCATGGTTGATTGTCAATGAAG CCACGCCCCCGACCCCCCTGCCCAATCAGACCTACCTGGAGGTCCTGATCTACTGTGTGGGCTTCTTCCTCATCTGCGTGATGGTGGTGATCGCCGTGCTGGTCAAGATGCACAGCTCGGCCAAGAAGAGCGACTTCAACAGCCAGATGGCCGTCCACAAGCTGGCCAAAAGCATCCCGCTGCGCAGACAG gtctCTGTGGACTCCAGCTCGTCTCTGCACTCGGGGGTGATGCTGGTGAGACCGTCCCGCCTCTCCTCCACGGGCTCCCCCATGCTGTCGGGCGTCTCGGAGTACGAGCTGCCCCAGGACCCCCGCTGGGAGCTGTCCCGAGACAG ACTGGTTCTAGGTAAGCCCCTGGGGGAGGGATGTTTTGGCCAGGTGGTGATGGGAGAAGTTCTGGGCATGGAAAAACCCAACCGCATCACCAAAGTGGCTGTCAAGATGCTCAAAT CCGATGCCACGGAGAAGGACCTGTCAGACCTCATCTCCGAGATGGAGATGATGAAGATCATCGGGAAACATAAGAACATCATCAACCTTCTGGGGGCCTGCACGCAGGACG GTCCGCTTTACGTCGTCGTGGAGTTTGCCTCTAAGGGCAATCTGCGGGAGTATCTGCGGGCACGGCGCCCTCTAGGGATGGAGTACTGCTACAACCCCGAGCAGGTGCCTGTGGAGAACATGTCCATCAAAGACCTGGTGTCCTGTGCCTACCAGGTGGCGCGTGGCATGGAGTACCTGGCGTCCAAGAAG tGTATCCATAGAGACTTGGCTGCTCGCAATGTTCTCGTAACTGAGGACAACGTGATGAAGATAGCAGACTTTGGCCTGGCCCGGGATATCCACCATATTGATTACTACAAGAAAACCACCAAT GGCCGTTTGCCAGTGAAGTGGATGGCACCAGAGGCCCTGTTTGACCGCATTTACACCCACCAGAGTGACGT CTGGTCTTTCGGGGTGCTTCTCTGGGAGATCTTCACTCTCGGGGGATCTCCATACCCAGGGGTTCCTGTAGAAGAGCTCTTCAAACTTCTGAAGGAAGGCCATCGTATGGACCGCCCCTCCACGTGCACCCACGAACT GTACATGATGATGAGAGACTGCTGGCATGCGGTCCCGTCTCAGAGACCCACCTTTAAACAGCTCGTGGAAGACCTTGACCGCACGCTCTCGATGACATCCAATCAG gaatatCTGGACCTGTCCGTGAATCTGGACCAGTACTCTCCCAGTTTCCCAGACACTCGcagctccacctgctcctcggGCGAAGACTCCGTCTTCTCTCACGACCCCGGTGCCGAGGAGCCGTGCTTGCCCAAATTCCCTCCTCATCCCAACCGTGGGGTGCCCTTCAAAAAGCGCTGA
- the fgfr1a gene encoding fibroblast growth factor receptor 1-A isoform X2 — MLLLFCVLLAPVLLGQARPASPERELAQGPAGNHSEYLNANATDAPMSSEDEDDDDESSSEETKQSSSQTLPSNSQEQQPMAPVWAQLDKMEKKLHAVPASKTVKFRCQAIGNPTPTLKWLKNGKEFKRDQRIGGFKVREHLWSIIMDSVVPSDKGNYTCVVENKYGSINHTYQLDVVERSPHRPILQAGLPANRTVVVGSDVEFVCKVFSDPQPHIQWLKHIEVNGSKVGEDGNPYVRVLKHSGVNSSDTQVLTLYNVTEEESGEYICKVSNYIGQANQSAWLTVTKHASAATPPTPLPNQTYLEVLIYCVGFFLICVMVVIAVLVKMHSSAKKSDFNSQMAVHKLAKSIPLRRQVTVSVDSSSSLHSGVMLVRPSRLSSTGSPMLSGVSEYELPQDPRWELSRDRLVLGKPLGEGCFGQVVMGEVLGMEKPNRITKVAVKMLKSDATEKDLSDLISEMEMMKIIGKHKNIINLLGACTQDGPLYVVVEFASKGNLREYLRARRPLGMEYCYNPEQVPVENMSIKDLVSCAYQVARGMEYLASKKCIHRDLAARNVLVTEDNVMKIADFGLARDIHHIDYYKKTTNGRLPVKWMAPEALFDRIYTHQSDVWSFGVLLWEIFTLGGSPYPGVPVEELFKLLKEGHRMDRPSTCTHELYMMMRDCWHAVPSQRPTFKQLVEDLDRTLSMTSNQEYLDLSVNLDQYSPSFPDTRSSTCSSGEDSVFSHDPGAEEPCLPKFPPHPNRGVPFKKR, encoded by the exons AACTCGCACAGGGACCTGCTGGGAACCACAGCGAGTATTTGAACGCCAATGCCACAG ATGCACCAATGTCTTCcgaagatgaagatgatgatgatgagtcCTCCTCTGAGGAGACGAAACAGTCTAGCAGTCAAACGCTTCCTTCCAACAGCCAGGAGCAACAGC CAATGGCGCCGGTGTGGGCGCAGCTCGATAAGATGGAGAAGAAGCTCCACGCGGTTCCTGCCAGCAAGACCGTCAAATTCCGCTGCCAGGCCATCGGCAACCCGACGCCCACGCTTAAGTGGCTGAAGAATGGCAAGGAGTTCAAGAGAGACCAGCGAATAGGAGGCTTCAAG GTGCGAGAACACCTGTGGTCGATCATAATGGACTCGGTGGTGCCCTCGGACAAAGGGAACTACACCTGTGTTGTGGAGAACAAGTATGGAAGCATCAACCACACCTACCAGTTGGATGTGGTCG AACGTTCTCCTCACAGGCCCATTCTGCAGGCGGGCCTGCCAGCTAACCGCACCGTGGTGGTGGGTAGCGATGTGGAGTTTGTGTGTAAGGTCTTCAGCGATCCACAGCCCCACATTCAGTGGCTCAAGCACATCGAGGTGAACGGCAGCAAGGTGGGGGAAGATGGGAACCCCTACGTCCGAGTGTTAAAG CACTCTGGGGTCAACAGCTCGGACACACAGGTTCTGACGCTGTACAACGTCACGGAGGAGGAGAGCGGGGAATATATCTGTAAAGTGTCCAATTATATAGGCCAAGCCAACCAATCGGCGTGGCTCACCGTCACTAAACACGCCTCCGCAG CCACGCCCCCGACCCCCCTGCCCAATCAGACCTACCTGGAGGTCCTGATCTACTGTGTGGGCTTCTTCCTCATCTGCGTGATGGTGGTGATCGCCGTGCTGGTCAAGATGCACAGCTCGGCCAAGAAGAGCGACTTCAACAGCCAGATGGCCGTCCACAAGCTGGCCAAAAGCATCCCGCTGCGCAGACAGGTAACAG tctCTGTGGACTCCAGCTCGTCTCTGCACTCGGGGGTGATGCTGGTGAGACCGTCCCGCCTCTCCTCCACGGGCTCCCCCATGCTGTCGGGCGTCTCGGAGTACGAGCTGCCCCAGGACCCCCGCTGGGAGCTGTCCCGAGACAG ACTGGTTCTAGGTAAGCCCCTGGGGGAGGGATGTTTTGGCCAGGTGGTGATGGGAGAAGTTCTGGGCATGGAAAAACCCAACCGCATCACCAAAGTGGCTGTCAAGATGCTCAAAT CCGATGCCACGGAGAAGGACCTGTCAGACCTCATCTCCGAGATGGAGATGATGAAGATCATCGGGAAACATAAGAACATCATCAACCTTCTGGGGGCCTGCACGCAGGACG GTCCGCTTTACGTCGTCGTGGAGTTTGCCTCTAAGGGCAATCTGCGGGAGTATCTGCGGGCACGGCGCCCTCTAGGGATGGAGTACTGCTACAACCCCGAGCAGGTGCCTGTGGAGAACATGTCCATCAAAGACCTGGTGTCCTGTGCCTACCAGGTGGCGCGTGGCATGGAGTACCTGGCGTCCAAGAAG tGTATCCATAGAGACTTGGCTGCTCGCAATGTTCTCGTAACTGAGGACAACGTGATGAAGATAGCAGACTTTGGCCTGGCCCGGGATATCCACCATATTGATTACTACAAGAAAACCACCAAT GGCCGTTTGCCAGTGAAGTGGATGGCACCAGAGGCCCTGTTTGACCGCATTTACACCCACCAGAGTGACGT CTGGTCTTTCGGGGTGCTTCTCTGGGAGATCTTCACTCTCGGGGGATCTCCATACCCAGGGGTTCCTGTAGAAGAGCTCTTCAAACTTCTGAAGGAAGGCCATCGTATGGACCGCCCCTCCACGTGCACCCACGAACT GTACATGATGATGAGAGACTGCTGGCATGCGGTCCCGTCTCAGAGACCCACCTTTAAACAGCTCGTGGAAGACCTTGACCGCACGCTCTCGATGACATCCAATCAG gaatatCTGGACCTGTCCGTGAATCTGGACCAGTACTCTCCCAGTTTCCCAGACACTCGcagctccacctgctcctcggGCGAAGACTCCGTCTTCTCTCACGACCCCGGTGCCGAGGAGCCGTGCTTGCCCAAATTCCCTCCTCATCCCAACCGTGGGGTGCCCTTCAAAAAGCGCTGA